Within the Vairimorpha necatrix chromosome 10, complete sequence genome, the region ataaatCCCAATGAAAATTATCTTATAATTTCCAATCACGTCAATTATTATgattttacatttattaGTGGTCTATTTTCTCAATCTAATACTCTCGGGTCACTAAAATTTGTCATCAAATCTGAAATGAGGTCTATTCCCGGGATATTTCAAATTctcaatttattaaattttttagtagtAGAGCGAAATTACgaaaaagatgaaaaaacaatacGAACTTATTGTAGACGatctataaataataaaacttctttaaatatgataatatttcCAGAAGGTACTATTATAACAGAAAATACTATGAATAAATCGACAGAATTTAGAAGATCAAAAGGACTAAATCcattaaaatatgttttatcTCCTAAATATAGAGGCTTTGAATTGATggtaaatgaatttaaaaattctcatattaaaaaaattttagatctTACTTTTACATACCCAGAAGGAGAACAACCAAGCATGTGGGGAATATTCTTTGGTGGTAAAAAGTATAAAGTGAGATATACTATGAATGTTATTGATATTGAAACAGTGGATGATACAAaggaatttataaatcaagCGTGgaacaaaaaagaagattgGATTAGCAGGGCAGTGaattttaatgataaatgGTATTTAAACAAGAAAGAGATAGAAAGGCAAAATTTACTGCCTAATTTTCAGGTcatagaaaataataaataaattattaaaaaaatttttaatttttgatacAGATCTGATCTGGGCGGAAGTGAAATCAAAATGCTTTATAAAGAGTTTAActattaaaatgtttaaattGATAGAAAAGACCAAGTTGACTTTTAATGTGAGCAAAAACgagattaaaaatttgacacATAAAGAGTTATAAATTAACTGATATTCTGCGAGCCCCGTTAGCTTAGTGGTAGAGCATTAGGCTTCTATAAGGATCGCAGGATAAAGTCCCGCACAGGGagcttttttaaattactaGTTAAAtcgaaaaaagaaaaaatttattttttttaattaactAAAAGGCCTTtggtttaaaatttgacatttaaataaaaatctcaAAAAGTCctttttcccctttttgGAAAGTAAGAAATTTTAGTAAAGTAACAATTGtcaattattataaaatatcaagtaaattcataaaattaatttcaaaCAATttgcatatttttttgtatatggttgataaatttatgagagaaaaaataatttaaaactatTAAGAATACTTTAGAGCTAAAgcttttaaaatacttatttttataacacAGACACACAATCTTAGCCACCAAGtagtttatattaaatagaacttaaaaacacaaataaatctaagaattattttgtaaatatcaTTAATGCCTCGTTTCATAATACACAAtatcttaatttttaagcCCTGTTAGCTCAGTGGTAGAGCATTAGGCTTTTAACCTAAGGGTCGCGGGTTCGAGTCCCGCACAGGgtgcattttttataaacagcAAAAgcgttttttaaaaatgtatcATAGCATAAAATGTAAGAATATTTactagaaataataaataaagtatttaaatgttttttataaaataaaactattatatttttttttaaaaataatatttttatttttaagctGTTGCTTTCTCCCTTACAATTCTTTCCTCATCATTCAAAAATGCttctattattttctctttAACACATTTCCCACATGTTGTTGATCCCAAAGGCCTGTTGACTTTTCTAGCAGAAACTTTCTGTCTTGAAAATTCAGCTGGTCTCATTCTTGCTATTGATAATAATTTAGTATTACATTCATGACATCTATGAAATTTAGCATGTTTCTTCTGTCTTCTTGCTACTAATTTCCCAGATGGTGTTTTTACTACTTTTCTTACATTACTTCTGGTTTTGTAAGTTCTTCCCTTGTggattattattttatgcaTTTATaagggcaaaaaaaaaatattttagcaTAAAAACAGAGCGGAAAAATTAATGAGTACGCTTAATAGAGAGAcatgataataaaatacataGTATCATTTACaagataaatattaaatattttgaactttttctttattataatgtctagtaaatatttttgaatttttctttactaTAATGTctagtaaatatttttttaatttttcattccCCTAAATGAAAACTTCACAAAAGACAAAGAAGATCATCACCAGTGCACTCCCTTACGTCAACAATCAGCCTCATCTTGGCAACATCATAGGCTGCGTACTAAGCGGAGACATTTATTCAAGAttctgtaaaaaaaataacgaaAATTCTCTTTATATTTGCGGGACTGACGAGTACGGCACTGCTATCGAAATGGCAGCTTTTGCTCAAAACAAAACTCCTTTGGAAATTTGTGAAGAAAACCGTcttattcataaaaaaatatacgaCTGGTTTAACATCGAATTTGATCATTTTGGACACACGACAAGCAACGAACACACCAAAAATGTGCAGCATTTTTTcgataaaatttacaaaaatggTTTTTTTACTGAACAAGAAATCgaacaatttttttgcgaaaaatgtaaaatttttctagcTGATCGGTATGTTTTCGGAACATGCAAATATTGCAAATTTCCAGACGCAAAAGGCGATCAATGCGATGGGTGTGGACACACATACAAATCTTTAGACTTGATAGATGCTAAATGCACTCTATGTAAATCTACGCCTAATATCAAAGAAACAagacatttattttttgattttagtaattttaaAGACCAATTAGAAGATCTTTACAATAGAAATAGTCAGTACTGGTCTGATAATGGGAAACATATTACTAAATCGTGGTTAGATCAGGAATTATTACCACGTTGTATGACgagagatttaaaaaacaaatggGGTGTGCCTGTGCCACTAGAAGGATTTGAAAAGAaggttttttatgtttggTTTGATGCAGTGATCGgatattttacatttttaaaagaatgtgtcgaaaaaagaaatttaaatgaaaaaa harbors:
- a CDS encoding 1-acylglycerol-3-phosphate O-acyltransferase; the encoded protein is MFEQLFRLSLLFSVGSIFVVGLCYSPFAYVLSKFNSSLHFKIAHKFFGLFLMTLNTLTKRFIEFDGENIINPNENYLIISNHVNYYDFTFISGLFSQSNTLGSLKFVIKSEMRSIPGIFQILNLLNFLVVERNYEKDEKTIRTYCRRSINNKTSLNMIIFPEGTIITENTMNKSTEFRRSKGLNPLKYVLSPKYRGFELMVNEFKNSHIKKILDLTFTYPEGEQPSMWGIFFGGKKYKVRYTMNVIDIETVDDTKEFINQAWNKKEDWISRAVNFNDKWYLNKKEIERQNLLPNFQVIENNK
- a CDS encoding ribosomal protein eL34, with the protein product MHKIIIHKGRTYKTRSNVRKVVKTPSGKLVARRQKKHAKFHRCHECNTKLLSIARMRPAEFSRQKVSARKVNRPLGSTTCGKCVKEKIIEAFLNDEERIVREKATA